From one Tetragenococcus osmophilus genomic stretch:
- the yfmH gene encoding EF-P 5-aminopentanol modification-associated protein YfmH has product MNKKVYSNLNEKLYTQTLDNGLKVFLLPKREFHKTYGLFSTNYGSIDNEFSVQEEEPQKVPDGIAHFLEHKMFEKKEGDTFQEFGRLGASANAFTSFTKTSYLFSATDNIKENLLTLLNFVQAPYFTPETVEKEKGIIAQEIQMYQDDPDWRLFFGLLQNLYPKHPLHIDIAGTVESIDQITVEDLYKSYQTFYHPSNMILFVIGNIDVQETMSWIEDNQESKSFPSSPTIHRYFPEETTDDIVSFSSDIMPVTRPKAILGVKGFEDNLPQGNKEQLRFRTAINLLLQLLLGNTSKNYLDLYQKGVIDDSFDFEFLFDRSFYLADFSSDTEQPEAFFNEIEQILLNFAEEKEVNEANLTRLKKKMLGKYFQSLNSLEYIANQFTQELFGELTLFDLPEIIDSIQLHDCLNAGKRLLQKESIAKFYLAPEKEV; this is encoded by the coding sequence ATGAATAAAAAAGTTTACTCTAATCTTAATGAAAAACTATATACTCAAACTCTTGATAATGGACTAAAGGTATTTCTTTTACCGAAAAGAGAATTTCATAAAACTTATGGATTATTTAGTACAAATTATGGCTCAATTGATAATGAATTTAGTGTTCAAGAGGAAGAGCCTCAAAAAGTACCGGACGGTATCGCTCATTTTTTAGAACATAAAATGTTTGAAAAAAAAGAAGGAGATACATTTCAAGAATTCGGTCGTTTAGGCGCTTCAGCTAATGCTTTTACTAGTTTTACTAAAACAAGTTATCTGTTTTCTGCTACAGATAATATTAAAGAAAATTTATTGACATTACTTAACTTTGTTCAAGCGCCCTATTTTACGCCAGAAACAGTGGAAAAAGAAAAGGGAATTATTGCTCAAGAAATACAAATGTACCAGGATGATCCAGATTGGCGTTTGTTTTTTGGTCTTTTACAAAACCTTTACCCTAAGCATCCTCTTCATATTGACATTGCTGGCACAGTGGAAAGTATCGACCAGATTACTGTAGAAGATTTATATAAATCTTACCAGACATTTTATCATCCTAGTAATATGATCCTTTTTGTTATAGGTAATATTGATGTACAAGAAACAATGTCTTGGATTGAAGATAATCAAGAATCTAAAAGCTTTCCTTCAAGTCCTACAATTCATCGGTATTTCCCAGAAGAAACAACCGATGATATCGTTTCTTTCTCTTCTGATATTATGCCGGTGACTCGACCAAAAGCTATCCTTGGTGTAAAGGGGTTTGAAGATAATTTACCACAAGGAAATAAAGAACAATTACGTTTTCGTACAGCTATAAATTTGCTATTGCAATTACTTTTGGGAAATACGAGTAAGAATTACTTGGACTTATATCAAAAAGGTGTTATTGACGATAGTTTTGATTTTGAATTTCTGTTTGATCGTAGTTTTTATCTGGCTGACTTTTCTAGTGACACTGAGCAACCAGAAGCGTTCTTTAATGAAATTGAGCAAATCCTTTTAAATTTTGCTGAAGAAAAAGAAGTAAATGAGGCAAATTTAACACGATTAAAAAAGAAAATGTTAGGGAAATACTTTCAATCACTTAATTCATTAGAATACATTGCCAATCAATTTACTCAAGAACTTTTTGGGGAATTAACATTATTTGATTTGCCAGAAATCATTGACTCAATTCAATTACATGATTGCCTTAATGCTGGTAAGCGTCTATTACAAAAAGAGTCTATTGCAAAATTTTATTTAGCACCGGAAAAAGAAGTTTAA
- the yfmF gene encoding EF-P 5-aminopentanol modification-associated protein YfmF: MAISLQSGVNLTVIPTEKFKTVRLFFHFSTEHQKKIAAKRTLLTSLLETNSLHYPSQTQLSEKLADLYGASFGLNVGKKGNIHQVNLMMNLVNEKYIDEEGILEEGIKFIQEILFHPNIKEGAFDFDTFQLEKENMIDYLESLKEDKQTLAALRLQELYFADDTAQKTPSFGTKEDVKVLNAYDLVQTYQEMMAQDQIDIFVIGDVEEEKVRKVINKLPFTPRETVPPKMFYQQELKPEVHTETIYEPVIQTKLNLAYQTSIYYNDPRRFPLLVFNGLFGGFPHSKLFINVREKASLAYYASSAFDSFRGFVTVQTGIDGKNRKRVLSLIEDQLEDLKLGHFTESELQQTKVMLKNQFLLSLDSARGLVEMAYLEQWLTKLVKNETEFEEKIMAVTKEDVKKVAEDLQLQAIFTLDRQGAYE, from the coding sequence ATGGCAATATCACTACAATCTGGTGTAAATTTAACAGTTATTCCTACAGAAAAGTTTAAAACAGTTCGTTTGTTCTTTCACTTTTCGACAGAGCATCAGAAAAAAATTGCTGCTAAACGAACGTTATTAACCAGTCTTTTGGAGACAAATAGTCTTCACTATCCTTCTCAGACCCAATTAAGCGAAAAACTTGCTGACTTATACGGAGCAAGTTTTGGTCTAAATGTAGGAAAAAAAGGAAATATTCATCAAGTAAATTTAATGATGAATTTAGTAAATGAAAAGTATATTGACGAAGAAGGTATTTTGGAAGAAGGGATAAAATTTATCCAAGAGATCTTATTTCATCCAAATATAAAAGAAGGCGCTTTTGATTTTGATACTTTTCAGTTAGAAAAAGAAAATATGATTGACTATTTGGAAAGTTTGAAAGAAGATAAGCAGACATTAGCTGCTTTGAGGCTACAAGAACTTTACTTTGCTGATGATACGGCTCAAAAAACGCCTAGTTTTGGTACAAAAGAAGATGTAAAAGTGTTAAATGCTTATGATTTAGTACAAACTTACCAAGAAATGATGGCTCAAGATCAAATTGATATTTTTGTTATTGGTGATGTTGAAGAAGAAAAAGTAAGAAAAGTCATTAATAAGTTGCCTTTTACGCCGCGGGAAACTGTGCCACCGAAGATGTTTTATCAACAAGAACTAAAACCGGAAGTACATACAGAGACGATATACGAGCCTGTCATTCAAACAAAGTTAAACTTGGCTTATCAAACTTCTATTTATTATAATGACCCTCGACGCTTTCCCTTACTGGTGTTTAATGGTTTATTTGGGGGCTTTCCTCATTCGAAATTATTTATTAATGTACGTGAAAAAGCCAGTTTAGCTTATTACGCTTCTAGTGCATTTGATTCATTTCGTGGTTTTGTTACCGTACAGACGGGGATTGATGGGAAGAACCGAAAGCGTGTACTTTCATTGATTGAAGACCAATTAGAAGATTTAAAATTAGGCCATTTTACTGAAAGCGAACTTCAGCAAACAAAAGTTATGCTAAAAAACCAATTTTTGCTTTCATTAGACAGTGCACGAGGACTTGTTGAAATGGCGTATTTAGAACAATGGCTGACAAAGTTAGTAAAAAATGAAACAGAATTTGAAGAAAAGATTATGGCAGTGACAAAAGAAGATGTCAAAAAAGTAGCTGAAGATTTACAATTACAAGCAATATTTACTTTAGACAGGCAGGGAGCTTATGAATAA